The following proteins come from a genomic window of Ornithinimicrobium cryptoxanthini:
- a CDS encoding ABC transporter ATP-binding protein, producing the protein MSVLDIVAVATMLPLTQMLTSSGELPSSVEDYLVPVVGTSDRQSLLLILALIVGGAFVVKNVLTIVLRWWSIGVTQEASSAAQSAMLRRYVGSSYVSHRRRSKATVLQVVSSAVPASFGSVLLAYISILVDGLTILMLFATLIVLAPLPSLIAVVIFGGTALLIARVLKPWAIRVALRSLDLNTRSWAFINPAIEGFRETRIFRKEELFARRFEENRAEIAGLNRSATILGELPKYLLEIVMIVGIFLVAMMLFAMHPEGVAFGYLAVFAAAAMRIIPALNRLVATYNSVRNGRVSLRLVVKEVAALDADTESRRGAREEMVAIPAEDDIVVRDLIFRFPDSTVDVLHDVDVTIPRGSTIALVGSSGAGKTTFADILTGLFEPTSGSVTVGGVDITDHPRSWLAEVAVVSQRVYVWEATLRDLITFGDPVDSVDQDHLGDVVRRARLQNVVASLPDGLDTVIGESGSRLSGGQIQRVGIARALYANPSVLILDEATSALDNETEHEITATIRELHGEITVIVIAHRLSTVQHADEILFFSAGTLKARGTMAELRDSNPEFARLVELGSLQVDS; encoded by the coding sequence GTGTCTGTCCTGGACATTGTTGCAGTGGCGACGATGCTGCCACTGACACAGATGCTCACGAGTTCCGGCGAGCTTCCTTCCTCGGTGGAGGACTACCTCGTGCCCGTGGTTGGCACCAGCGACCGACAGAGCCTCCTCCTGATCCTCGCGCTCATCGTGGGGGGCGCGTTCGTCGTCAAGAACGTGCTGACCATTGTGTTGCGTTGGTGGAGCATCGGAGTGACTCAGGAGGCATCATCTGCGGCGCAGAGTGCGATGTTGCGGCGATATGTCGGCAGTTCCTACGTGTCTCACCGACGTCGGTCCAAGGCCACAGTCCTCCAGGTGGTTAGTTCGGCCGTTCCTGCTTCGTTCGGCTCCGTCCTGTTGGCTTACATCAGCATCCTCGTGGACGGTCTCACCATCCTGATGCTCTTCGCGACCCTGATTGTGCTGGCCCCACTTCCTTCACTCATCGCTGTGGTCATCTTCGGCGGAACAGCCCTGCTCATCGCTCGGGTGCTGAAGCCGTGGGCCATCCGGGTGGCGCTCCGCAGCCTCGATCTCAACACCAGGTCATGGGCGTTCATCAACCCTGCGATCGAGGGCTTTCGCGAGACCCGCATCTTCCGCAAGGAGGAACTCTTTGCACGAAGGTTCGAGGAGAACCGTGCCGAGATCGCTGGGCTCAACCGCAGTGCGACGATCCTTGGAGAGCTGCCGAAGTACCTGCTTGAGATCGTGATGATCGTCGGCATCTTCCTGGTGGCCATGATGCTCTTCGCTATGCACCCAGAGGGTGTTGCCTTCGGGTACCTGGCGGTTTTTGCCGCTGCTGCCATGCGGATCATCCCCGCGCTGAATCGGTTGGTGGCCACCTACAACAGTGTCCGGAACGGACGAGTGTCGCTCAGGTTGGTCGTGAAGGAGGTAGCTGCACTCGACGCCGACACTGAGAGCCGGCGCGGAGCCCGCGAGGAGATGGTCGCGATTCCTGCTGAGGACGACATCGTGGTGCGTGACCTCATTTTCCGATTCCCGGACTCAACCGTTGACGTCCTCCATGACGTGGACGTCACCATTCCTCGCGGCAGCACCATTGCCCTCGTCGGGTCCTCGGGTGCTGGCAAGACCACCTTCGCAGACATCCTCACGGGGCTCTTTGAGCCCACCTCAGGCTCGGTGACGGTCGGTGGTGTGGACATCACAGACCACCCGCGATCCTGGCTCGCCGAGGTCGCGGTGGTGTCCCAGCGGGTGTACGTCTGGGAGGCGACCCTGCGCGACCTAATTACCTTCGGCGATCCAGTTGACTCTGTCGACCAGGATCACCTGGGTGATGTCGTCCGTCGCGCTCGCCTCCAGAACGTCGTGGCGAGTCTGCCGGACGGCCTCGACACTGTGATCGGCGAGTCTGGCTCGCGTCTCTCGGGTGGTCAGATTCAACGTGTAGGAATCGCCCGCGCTCTCTATGCGAACCCATCGGTCCTGATCCTCGACGAGGCAACCAGCGCGCTCGACAATGAGACGGAACACGAGATCACCGCGACGATTCGCGAGCTGCACGGCGAGATCACAGTCATCGTGATTGCTCACCGACTCTCGACGGTGCAGCACGCCGACGAGATCCTCTTCTTCTCGGCCGGCACGTTGAAGGCCCGCGGCACCATGGCTGAACTGCGAGACTCCAATCCGGAATTCGCCCGCCTGGTCGAGTTGGGCTCGCTCCAGGTCGATTCGTGA
- a CDS encoding glycosyltransferase family 2 protein codes for MGSVGLSVVIPHFGDPAPTLATARAVLAQAGAVPNGVQVIVSDDASPTPFPEVEGVEVVRRKENGGFGANVNSGAAIAQHELLLILNSDVEIGPAFVVDLLAAAEPWMPAVVSPWVVGETGAYQWVGRHFPTVGHQAVEWLTPLARWRHLRPVHEAVGHDTSAEQGTDTVVEWVMGACMLLPEADFRAVGGFDENYFMNSEEVDLQRRLRERGLPSIVLGGVTLTHAGHGSSDPLRRRRWLVDSRARYAEKWGSPARLRLTLSAATGANLAVNAARSLVGRNVEAKSVARQEWDLIWGRRRG; via the coding sequence ATGGGCAGCGTCGGTCTCTCAGTCGTCATCCCCCACTTCGGAGATCCTGCTCCGACGCTGGCGACCGCTCGGGCAGTGCTGGCGCAAGCGGGGGCGGTGCCCAACGGTGTCCAGGTCATCGTGAGCGACGACGCATCGCCCACACCGTTTCCGGAGGTCGAGGGCGTCGAAGTCGTCCGGAGGAAGGAGAACGGCGGCTTCGGGGCGAACGTAAACTCCGGGGCTGCTATCGCACAGCACGAACTCCTCCTCATCCTCAACAGTGATGTCGAAATCGGCCCTGCCTTCGTCGTGGACCTACTGGCTGCTGCAGAGCCGTGGATGCCCGCGGTGGTCTCTCCCTGGGTGGTCGGTGAGACGGGTGCCTACCAGTGGGTGGGGCGCCACTTCCCGACGGTGGGGCACCAGGCGGTCGAGTGGCTGACACCGCTCGCCCGCTGGCGGCACCTGCGTCCCGTCCATGAGGCGGTCGGCCACGATACCTCGGCGGAGCAGGGCACCGACACGGTCGTCGAATGGGTGATGGGTGCGTGCATGTTGCTTCCGGAGGCGGACTTCCGGGCGGTCGGGGGATTCGACGAGAACTACTTCATGAACTCCGAAGAGGTCGACCTGCAGCGTCGGCTGAGGGAGCGTGGACTGCCTTCGATCGTCCTCGGCGGAGTGACGCTGACGCATGCTGGCCACGGCTCGTCAGACCCGCTTCGTCGACGACGCTGGTTGGTCGACTCCCGAGCGCGGTATGCCGAAAAATGGGGGTCGCCGGCCCGCCTGAGATTGACGCTGAGCGCAGCGACCGGGGCCAACTTGGCGGTCAACGCCGCCCGGAGCCTCGTGGGCCGCAATGTCGAAGCAAAGTCCGTAGCGCGTCAGGAGTGGGATCTCATCTGGGGCAGGCGACGTGGGTGA
- a CDS encoding CgeB family protein → MGERVLVVGPAFHGYSESLATALRVLDHEVATHPYDLYATVGDKLRNKVRYELPERLGRPEGDRRRRQDLTVRAIAALRAARPDAVVVIRGDLLGADFWQTAEALKARTVLWLYDELRRMEHDPETLRRVDTLITYSPLDAESLRASGVETHCIANAFDDTYEIRPEPVESFLFVGARYPNRQRAVERLVAADVPVLAVGRDWSHHLFDRLRTWQLARPDVPARRDVSRSEAYNLMAGALGSLNIHTDQDGFTMRTFETGGAGGLQLIDRPDVSEFYDPGTEVAVFTSEEEMVELARRAVADRSWARKIGEAARRRTLAEHTFVRRARKLEQVWG, encoded by the coding sequence GTGGGTGAACGCGTCCTGGTCGTCGGCCCCGCCTTCCACGGCTACTCCGAGTCGCTCGCCACAGCGCTTCGCGTCCTCGACCATGAGGTCGCGACGCACCCGTACGACCTCTATGCCACTGTGGGCGACAAACTACGCAACAAGGTGCGTTATGAGTTGCCAGAGAGGCTCGGGCGTCCCGAGGGGGACCGTCGACGTCGTCAGGATCTGACCGTACGCGCGATTGCCGCCCTCCGGGCCGCCAGGCCCGACGCGGTCGTTGTCATCCGCGGAGACCTCCTGGGCGCCGATTTCTGGCAGACGGCCGAGGCGCTGAAGGCGCGGACCGTGCTCTGGCTGTATGACGAATTGCGCCGGATGGAGCACGACCCCGAGACCCTGCGACGCGTCGACACTCTGATCACCTACTCTCCGCTGGATGCAGAGTCGCTCCGCGCCTCCGGTGTTGAGACTCATTGCATCGCCAACGCCTTCGACGACACCTACGAGATCCGTCCGGAGCCGGTGGAGTCGTTCCTATTCGTTGGGGCTCGCTATCCCAACCGGCAGCGAGCTGTGGAACGCCTCGTGGCAGCGGACGTGCCGGTGCTCGCAGTGGGCCGCGACTGGTCGCATCACCTTTTCGACCGGTTGCGCACGTGGCAACTCGCCCGTCCGGATGTGCCGGCGCGGCGCGACGTCTCCCGTAGTGAGGCCTACAACCTCATGGCGGGGGCACTGGGCTCGCTCAACATCCACACGGACCAGGACGGCTTCACGATGCGCACCTTTGAGACGGGTGGCGCGGGAGGGCTGCAACTGATCGACCGACCCGACGTGAGCGAGTTCTATGACCCCGGCACTGAGGTGGCGGTCTTCACCTCCGAGGAGGAGATGGTCGAACTCGCCCGCCGGGCCGTCGCCGACCGTTCGTGGGCTCGGAAGATCGGGGAGGCCGCACGACGCCGCACGCTAGCCGAGCACACCTTCGTGCGTCGTGCCCGCAAGCTGGAGCAGGTATGGGGCTGA
- a CDS encoding glycosyltransferase family 4 protein: MFAALSDAIEVVPMSTADAGDAVVDRLAMRVLDGRGGRRVLAGHLAASSRRRGRLLAKRLRRTGARAVVGVAASQDLAHLGGQWSVTHVSDATFHLVQDFYPIYSSLQPWAARQGGLVERRAITRAQSVVTATEWARASVIDDYGKPPGRVHTIPFGPGCDLAGAARPAGDAGAPLRVLMVSSDWERKGGPRVLEVASLLRDQGVLIELTVVGDHPVLPPWVRGVGRVPHDDMPGYYATHDVLLELALANAAGVTLTDAAHAALPVVATHTGGTATIVLDEKTGLLVSPREDAVIREAVRALRRLDTDRSLLAAISVSARDHARTRLSWDGWAADVVALVGQVP, encoded by the coding sequence ATGTTTGCTGCGTTGTCCGATGCGATAGAGGTCGTCCCGATGTCGACTGCGGATGCTGGCGACGCGGTGGTCGACCGTCTGGCCATGCGTGTGCTCGACGGCCGTGGCGGGCGGCGGGTGCTGGCAGGTCACTTGGCCGCCAGCTCGCGACGCCGCGGCCGCCTCCTGGCGAAGCGCTTGCGGCGGACCGGTGCACGTGCCGTGGTGGGGGTCGCTGCATCGCAGGACCTCGCGCACCTCGGGGGTCAGTGGTCCGTTACTCACGTGAGCGACGCGACTTTCCACCTCGTCCAGGACTTCTATCCGATCTACTCCTCACTCCAGCCGTGGGCCGCTCGCCAGGGTGGGCTCGTGGAGCGCCGCGCTATCACTCGGGCTCAGTCGGTCGTCACAGCGACGGAGTGGGCCCGGGCATCCGTGATCGACGACTACGGCAAGCCCCCTGGAAGAGTGCACACGATCCCGTTCGGGCCGGGGTGCGACTTAGCTGGTGCTGCACGTCCTGCCGGTGATGCTGGCGCTCCGCTGCGCGTGCTCATGGTGTCGAGTGACTGGGAGCGCAAGGGTGGGCCGCGGGTTCTCGAGGTTGCGTCGCTCCTACGTGACCAGGGCGTTCTGATCGAACTCACGGTCGTCGGCGACCACCCAGTGCTGCCGCCTTGGGTGCGCGGCGTTGGACGGGTCCCCCACGACGATATGCCTGGGTACTACGCCACGCACGACGTCCTGCTGGAACTGGCGTTGGCTAACGCTGCGGGGGTGACACTGACCGATGCCGCTCATGCGGCGCTTCCGGTGGTAGCGACCCACACCGGCGGCACCGCGACGATCGTGCTCGATGAGAAGACTGGCCTCCTTGTGTCGCCGAGAGAGGACGCCGTCATCCGCGAGGCGGTGAGGGCTCTTCGGCGTCTCGACACCGACCGTTCCCTTCTGGCGGCTATCTCCGTGAGTGCGCGGGATCACGCCCGGACGCGCTTGAGTTGGGATGGTTGGGCGGCGGATGTCGTTGCACTGGTGGGTCAGGTGCCGTAG
- a CDS encoding glycosyltransferase has translation MPQRVAVIIPAHNAASTLPQQLEALATQVGAPPFDVVVVDNRSTDDTAQVARALGATVVSAPSRPGVHHARNEGVRATDHELILHCDADDLVNESWVADIVRSLDQHDVIGGAISFERVNDPTVAAVLTSPTAEGPPVCMGRTYALGGNMGYRRSVWLKVGGFDESFESGHEEVDFCWRARAAGASVGFAPTAVVFYRQRADLRTLTRQRFYFGRSFAQLYSKHQAEDIPRVSAKMEARKIAMHLLNARKLVSRSDLRRPWLMHSAWVAGRLAGNVKFRVRAPG, from the coding sequence ATGCCCCAGCGCGTTGCCGTGATCATCCCGGCACACAACGCTGCCAGCACTCTGCCCCAGCAGCTGGAGGCTCTAGCTACTCAGGTCGGCGCCCCACCCTTCGACGTGGTCGTGGTGGACAACCGCTCCACTGACGACACCGCGCAGGTCGCCCGGGCCTTGGGTGCCACCGTCGTGTCCGCACCCAGTCGGCCTGGCGTGCACCACGCGCGCAACGAGGGGGTCAGGGCGACGGACCACGAGCTGATCCTGCACTGTGATGCGGATGACCTAGTGAACGAGTCGTGGGTGGCTGACATCGTCCGGAGCCTTGATCAACATGACGTCATTGGGGGTGCGATCTCGTTTGAACGAGTCAACGACCCCACAGTTGCTGCGGTTCTCACGTCTCCAACCGCTGAGGGCCCACCGGTCTGTATGGGACGCACCTACGCCCTGGGTGGAAACATGGGATACCGCCGAAGCGTGTGGCTGAAAGTCGGTGGCTTTGACGAATCGTTCGAGTCGGGCCACGAGGAGGTCGACTTCTGCTGGCGCGCGAGAGCCGCGGGCGCGTCCGTCGGATTCGCACCGACTGCGGTTGTCTTCTATCGGCAACGCGCTGACCTTAGAACACTCACAAGACAGCGCTTCTACTTCGGCAGGTCCTTTGCCCAGCTGTACAGCAAGCATCAGGCTGAGGACATCCCGCGCGTGAGCGCCAAGATGGAAGCACGCAAGATCGCGATGCACCTACTCAACGCCCGGAAGTTGGTCTCGCGCTCCGACCTTCGCAGGCCCTGGCTGATGCACAGCGCGTGGGTCGCAGGTCGGCTGGCGGGCAATGTGAAGTTCCGGGTGCGGGCGCCGGGATGA
- a CDS encoding glycosyltransferase yields MRIVTFTSALPHRDIEHAGGKYLKVLLTTLGADRTQVVAPPLPSVLRASGLPGHPRHTLITAPVSDRAARAEAAARRVDPGQPPWSLRAALRHDPVVQGMVRKADVVDLQWQDSIRLARRIRRLAPTVTLVGTFHDVQSQRFGRLARNSRGLVGLKWSIATHVARRAERRAMKALDRVVVFSVKDADLLPSGAPITVVDPPLAVGETPTHRPPSVPRVVFVAFLIRPENHAAALWLGQEVWPRVRAQVPTAQLDLIGAGANQELEEAIAACPGVRITGFVPDLDGVLADATVAAVPLHEGAGVKFKTIEALLAGVPVVTTSIGAEGIEPRSLFWGIEDDVPGFVKRIVSALEHSADAQDVADEAQRSVVRRYGPEAFAAKVAALYGT; encoded by the coding sequence ATGAGGATCGTCACCTTCACTTCGGCGCTCCCCCACCGCGACATCGAGCACGCTGGCGGAAAGTACCTGAAGGTGCTCCTCACGACGCTTGGAGCAGACCGGACACAGGTCGTCGCGCCCCCGCTTCCGTCGGTCCTCCGAGCCTCAGGCCTACCTGGTCATCCACGACATACGCTCATCACCGCCCCTGTGAGCGACCGAGCCGCACGAGCCGAGGCGGCGGCACGCAGAGTCGACCCAGGACAACCTCCGTGGTCACTTCGGGCCGCTCTTCGGCATGACCCCGTCGTCCAGGGCATGGTGCGTAAGGCAGATGTTGTCGATCTCCAGTGGCAGGACTCTATTCGGCTCGCGCGTCGCATCCGCCGACTGGCTCCGACGGTCACATTGGTCGGGACCTTCCACGATGTCCAGTCCCAGAGGTTCGGTCGGCTCGCTCGGAACAGCAGAGGACTCGTGGGGCTGAAGTGGTCTATTGCGACTCACGTCGCCCGGCGTGCGGAACGTCGGGCGATGAAGGCGCTCGACCGTGTCGTGGTTTTCAGCGTGAAGGACGCGGACCTCCTGCCCTCCGGCGCCCCCATCACAGTCGTCGACCCTCCGCTCGCGGTCGGGGAGACACCGACGCACCGCCCCCCGAGCGTGCCAAGGGTCGTGTTCGTGGCGTTCCTAATCCGCCCAGAGAACCACGCCGCTGCGCTCTGGCTCGGACAGGAGGTGTGGCCACGGGTTCGAGCACAGGTGCCGACTGCCCAGTTGGACCTCATTGGCGCGGGTGCCAACCAAGAGCTCGAGGAGGCCATCGCTGCGTGCCCCGGAGTGCGGATCACCGGTTTCGTGCCCGACCTTGACGGTGTCCTGGCAGACGCGACCGTCGCTGCTGTCCCCCTGCACGAGGGGGCGGGTGTCAAGTTCAAGACGATCGAGGCGCTTCTCGCAGGCGTGCCCGTGGTGACCACCAGCATCGGGGCCGAAGGAATCGAGCCCCGTTCCCTCTTCTGGGGTATCGAGGATGACGTGCCGGGGTTCGTCAAACGCATCGTCTCGGCCCTGGAGCACAGCGCGGACGCACAGGATGTGGCCGACGAGGCACAGAGATCAGTGGTCCGCCGATACGGGCCCGAGGCTTTTGCCGCCAAGGTCGCAGCTCTCTACGGCACCTGA
- a CDS encoding cytidylyltransferase domain-containing protein yields the protein MTTLCLIPARGGSKGIPGKNLREVAGKPLIVWTIEQALEAESNLDVVVSTDSEEIAEIARQQGADVPFLRPCEFATDTATSESVVEHAIAFRTEQGRRPDQVMLLQATSPVRMRGTLDRAMVEFTDKGVDTLVGVVPRTPFYWEDGPEPRAQYDVMARPRRQDLTRSTYRYFENGSLYVTRTEIYETQHNRIGGRVALFILDEAEGIDIDTLHDLAVAEERLRELKESFS from the coding sequence GTGACCACCCTGTGCCTCATCCCCGCCCGCGGCGGGTCCAAGGGCATCCCTGGCAAGAACCTGCGCGAGGTGGCCGGCAAGCCGCTCATCGTGTGGACGATCGAGCAGGCGCTGGAGGCGGAGAGCAACCTCGACGTAGTCGTCTCGACCGACTCCGAGGAGATCGCCGAGATTGCCCGTCAGCAGGGTGCAGACGTGCCGTTCCTGCGACCGTGCGAGTTCGCCACCGACACCGCGACGTCGGAGTCCGTCGTCGAGCACGCCATCGCCTTCCGCACGGAGCAGGGCCGCCGTCCCGACCAGGTGATGCTGCTGCAGGCCACTTCACCCGTCCGCATGCGCGGCACGCTCGACCGAGCGATGGTCGAGTTCACCGACAAGGGCGTCGACACCCTCGTCGGCGTGGTCCCCCGGACACCCTTCTATTGGGAGGACGGCCCTGAACCGCGGGCGCAGTATGACGTGATGGCCCGCCCGCGGCGGCAGGACCTCACCCGGTCGACCTACCGCTACTTCGAGAACGGCTCGCTCTATGTCACGCGGACCGAGATCTATGAGACCCAGCACAACCGCATCGGCGGCCGGGTCGCCCTCTTCATCCTCGACGAGGCAGAGGGCATCGACATCGACACCCTGCACGACCTCGCCGTCGCCGAGGAACGACTCCGCGAACTGAAGGAGAGCTTCTCGTGA
- a CDS encoding N-acetylneuraminate synthase family protein: protein MIIERHLTPFVVYAEDPVLAALEKITANKTGIVFVVSEHGHLRGSLSDGDFRRWLTSTPKADLTVSAATVANPSPVTVSIDQAVRATDLFRPGVDIIPLVDDKGHVVAVALNRAAEFRIGRRAVGPESPALLIAEIGNNHNGSVETAKRLVDEAVVAGADVVKFQHRDMDSLYRQSGEDAHAGEDLGAQYTLDLLRKFNLSTEQLFEIFDHCRDRGIEVMCTPWDRKSVDDLMQWGVPALKVASADLTNHDLLTYMGQQGVPLIVSTGMSTETEIRESVEVIRSTGAPFAVLHCQSTYPAPFKDVNLRYMRRLAEIAQAPVGYSGHERGYHIPLAAIALGAKVIEKHFTIDRFMEGNDHKVSLLPGEFAEMVQRTRELEEALGSDGPRAVSTGESMNRANLAKSLVAARPVTQGELLAEQDITIKSPGRGLQPNSRAELVGRVAKRDMAEGDFFFPSDLTDEALHGRQYSFNRPWGVPVRYHDVEPLTRDCTPDFLEFHYSYKDLEIDADAVFTESLPMGYTCHVPDLFSGDFILDLASFDDGIWKRSIDELQRCIEATTSLRKWFDQPTEPVLVCTMGGFTPDRHLPAAERPRLYARIAEALERVDTNGVILTAQTLPPFPWLMGGQQFHNLFMDPRDTVDFVEQYGTRLCLDISHSKLSANFIGMPFSEAVELLAPRSDHLHIVDATGVDGEGVQIGEGEVDWPLLARQLDELAPGVMFIPEIWMGHVNNGEGFWLALERLEQWF from the coding sequence GTGATCATCGAGCGCCACCTCACCCCTTTTGTCGTCTATGCCGAGGACCCGGTCCTGGCGGCGCTGGAGAAGATCACCGCCAACAAGACCGGAATCGTCTTCGTCGTCTCCGAGCACGGGCACCTGCGGGGGTCGCTCTCCGACGGGGACTTCCGCCGCTGGCTCACCTCGACACCCAAGGCCGACCTGACGGTCTCGGCGGCCACGGTTGCGAACCCCTCGCCCGTCACGGTCTCGATCGACCAGGCGGTGCGCGCCACTGACCTGTTCCGGCCAGGCGTGGACATCATCCCGCTGGTGGACGACAAGGGTCACGTGGTGGCCGTGGCCCTCAACCGCGCTGCGGAGTTCCGGATCGGGCGACGGGCCGTTGGCCCGGAGAGCCCGGCGCTGCTGATCGCAGAGATCGGCAACAACCACAACGGCTCCGTCGAGACGGCCAAGCGCCTGGTCGACGAGGCCGTGGTCGCTGGTGCCGACGTGGTGAAGTTCCAGCACCGTGACATGGATTCCCTCTATCGGCAGTCGGGTGAGGACGCCCACGCCGGCGAGGACCTCGGCGCGCAGTACACGCTCGACCTGCTGCGCAAGTTCAACCTCTCCACCGAGCAGCTCTTCGAGATCTTCGACCACTGTCGGGACCGCGGCATCGAGGTCATGTGCACCCCGTGGGACCGCAAGAGTGTCGATGACCTGATGCAGTGGGGTGTGCCTGCCCTGAAGGTGGCCTCCGCAGACCTCACCAACCACGACCTCTTGACCTACATGGGCCAGCAGGGCGTCCCGCTCATCGTGTCCACGGGCATGTCCACCGAGACCGAGATCCGCGAGAGCGTCGAGGTCATCCGCAGCACGGGGGCACCGTTCGCGGTGCTGCACTGCCAGTCGACCTACCCAGCACCGTTCAAGGACGTCAACCTGCGCTACATGCGGCGACTCGCCGAAATCGCCCAGGCACCGGTCGGCTACTCCGGTCACGAGCGCGGCTACCACATTCCCCTCGCCGCGATCGCCCTCGGTGCCAAAGTCATCGAGAAGCACTTCACCATCGACCGGTTCATGGAGGGCAACGACCACAAGGTCAGCCTGCTGCCTGGGGAGTTCGCCGAGATGGTGCAGCGCACCCGTGAGCTCGAAGAGGCGCTCGGCTCGGACGGCCCCCGTGCGGTCTCGACCGGCGAGAGCATGAACCGGGCCAACCTGGCCAAGTCCCTGGTCGCAGCGCGGCCGGTCACGCAGGGAGAGTTGCTCGCCGAGCAGGACATCACCATCAAGAGCCCCGGCCGGGGGTTGCAGCCCAACTCCCGTGCCGAGCTTGTGGGACGGGTCGCCAAGCGGGACATGGCCGAGGGCGACTTCTTCTTCCCCAGCGACCTGACCGACGAGGCGCTCCACGGTCGGCAGTACTCCTTCAACCGGCCCTGGGGCGTGCCGGTCCGCTATCACGACGTCGAGCCGCTCACCCGGGACTGCACGCCCGACTTCCTCGAGTTCCACTACTCCTACAAGGACCTCGAGATCGACGCCGACGCGGTCTTCACCGAGTCGCTCCCGATGGGCTACACCTGCCACGTGCCCGACCTGTTTTCCGGCGACTTCATCCTCGACCTAGCCTCGTTCGACGACGGCATCTGGAAGCGGTCGATCGACGAGCTCCAGCGCTGCATCGAGGCCACGACGTCACTGCGGAAGTGGTTTGACCAGCCGACCGAGCCGGTGCTCGTCTGCACGATGGGCGGCTTCACCCCGGACCGGCACCTCCCGGCCGCTGAGCGTCCCCGGCTCTATGCACGGATCGCCGAGGCCTTGGAGCGGGTCGACACCAACGGGGTGATCCTCACCGCCCAGACACTGCCCCCCTTCCCGTGGCTGATGGGCGGCCAGCAGTTCCACAACCTGTTCATGGACCCCCGGGACACGGTCGACTTCGTCGAGCAGTATGGCACTCGCCTCTGCCTCGACATCTCCCACAGCAAGCTGTCGGCGAACTTCATCGGTATGCCGTTCAGCGAGGCCGTCGAACTCCTCGCTCCCCGCTCCGATCACCTGCACATCGTCGACGCCACGGGCGTCGACGGCGAGGGTGTCCAGATCGGCGAGGGCGAGGTCGACTGGCCACTGCTGGCGCGGCAACTGGACGAGCTGGCCCCTGGTGTCATGTTCATCCCGGAGATCTGGATGGGCCACGTCAACAACGGCGAGGGCTTCTGGCTCGCCCTGGAGCGACTTGAGCAGTGGTTCTAA
- a CDS encoding RNA-binding protein translates to MIETPEGADVLIAHDSWSPTSGHALTAPASHLDAARVAHLHPPGRGLTDAVPVELTATDVGVPDSLRGVRVVVALGHFLGAGRLAHGWALALGVPFVTVQHGLLAPSMAPLAVDTVLLAWTAEDADFWCSGRNDVATHVVGSQLLWSAAQQPGTVADERPVFLGQLHGAELPRRGFARASQQFCRATGATYRPHPAEKDKLSTLQHRLWERRGMEIDRDGGSLSEIDRPVASVFSTGVLEAAARGLPAWVHYDRPPEWLSQFWERYGMSRWGRDPHPTQPRGIPEGEPARRVAALIEEMAKP, encoded by the coding sequence GTGATCGAGACCCCCGAGGGTGCGGACGTCCTGATCGCGCACGACAGCTGGTCGCCGACCAGCGGCCACGCACTGACCGCACCCGCGAGCCACCTGGACGCCGCACGAGTCGCCCACCTGCATCCGCCGGGCCGTGGCCTCACCGACGCCGTGCCGGTAGAACTCACTGCAACTGACGTAGGAGTGCCCGACTCGTTGCGCGGTGTCCGAGTGGTGGTGGCGCTAGGGCACTTCTTGGGTGCGGGGCGGCTGGCTCACGGGTGGGCACTGGCGCTCGGCGTGCCATTCGTGACGGTGCAGCACGGACTCCTCGCCCCCTCGATGGCCCCGCTGGCCGTCGACACTGTGCTGCTCGCATGGACCGCAGAAGACGCCGACTTCTGGTGCTCCGGACGGAACGACGTCGCGACGCACGTCGTGGGTTCACAGCTGCTCTGGAGCGCGGCGCAGCAACCCGGGACAGTTGCTGACGAGCGGCCGGTCTTCCTCGGCCAGCTCCATGGAGCCGAGCTGCCGCGCCGGGGCTTTGCCCGCGCCAGCCAGCAGTTCTGCCGGGCGACGGGCGCGACCTACCGCCCCCACCCTGCGGAGAAGGACAAGTTGTCGACGCTCCAGCACAGGCTGTGGGAACGCCGAGGGATGGAGATCGACCGAGACGGCGGCTCGCTTTCCGAGATCGACCGTCCCGTGGCCAGTGTCTTCTCCACCGGAGTGCTTGAGGCGGCTGCACGTGGGCTCCCAGCGTGGGTCCACTACGATCGACCTCCAGAGTGGCTCTCGCAGTTTTGGGAGCGCTATGGCATGTCCCGGTGGGGCCGGGACCCCCACCCCACCCAGCCCCGCGGCATACCGGAGGGCGAACCCGCCCGCCGGGTCGCCGCCCTGATAGAAGAGATGGCGAAGCCGTGA